In Salmo trutta chromosome 37, fSalTru1.1, whole genome shotgun sequence, the following proteins share a genomic window:
- the LOC115176744 gene encoding tumor necrosis factor receptor superfamily member 6-like produces MHLFWWITHIFLSLPSLLSLVQSLTCDQETQYAWPQSVSQWCCNKCPPGQHMVGRCTGQNSPTQCADCTSGYYSDSYNFDISCTSCDGCSMSELQYVSRCSTKQNDVCSCKPGYRCRGNGTCLDCEEIPSPNTPKLIPTPPIMPATVSNHSVSGMHNHRPKPVTKAGTGPITKPNQDDSKWLPVCVSAVCVCLLLTCLVAISKLKPVLRWIGSTNSFWSPKKTTPANQSTAEEEVPMPVQEVCGKPELLLDV; encoded by the exons ATGCATCTCTTCTGGTGGATCACCCACATCTTTCTATCcctaccttctctcctctctcttgtccAATCCCTCACGTGCGACCAGGAGACACAGTATGCTTGGCCACAATCAGTGAGCCAATGGTGCTGCAACAAGTGTCCACCAG GTCAGCATATGGTGGGACGCTGCACCGGTCAGAACAGCCCTACCCAGTGTGCTGACTGCACCAGCGGCTACTACTCAGACAGCTACAACTTCGACATAAGCTGCACATCCTGCGATGGCTGCAGCAtgagtg AGCTGCAGTATGTATCCCGCTGTTCCACCAAGCAGAATGATGTGTGCAGCTGTAAACCAGGCTACCGCTGCAGAGGCAATGGCACCTGTCTGGACTGTGAGGAGATCCCCAGCCCGAACACACCCAAACTCATACCGACACCTCCCATCATGCCAGCTACAGTGTCCAACCACTCGGTGTCTGGTATGCATAATCATAGACCTAAGCCTGTCACCAAAGCTGGTACTGGGCCCATCACAAAACCAAACCAAG atgatAGCAAGTGGCTtccggtgtgtgtgtctgcagtgtgtgtgtgtctactgctCACCTGCCTTGTTGCCATCTCAAAGCTCAAACCTGTTCTGCGATGGATTGGTTCAACAAACA GCTTCTGGTCTCCCAAAAAGACTACTCCAGCGAATCAGAGCACAGCGGAAGAGGAAGTGCCCATGCCGGTCCAGGAAGTGTGTGGAAAGCCAGAGCTGCTACTGGACGTATGA
- the LOC115176743 gene encoding tumor necrosis factor receptor superfamily member 5: MVMEQLFVAVLMMSAHLAVSYPLTIENYYMDGGRQCRLCPPGHYQKSCSECSPCRDGSYTTRLNAESSCHSCFKDCKRDLHLVEDEPCTFVSNARCRCEAGFTCTDKDDQTGNCRDCEKIPQLPPPPLPPSDVVGIRNNQTGTSSEHSRTSSPAGRCQPPNCDTPRSPVSQAGNATHHTTADTSKHLAAILCPMVVIGILAVIILLCIRRPGDEACFKQALKFCNKGVREASPNKTKEPTPQHRARETQPSIKHQAVDPPPITAANMGPVHVHYAGTVIFSLLNQFTGMVGGTEERGQKERDEEGCPAHPTPSPNIHLSQEERDGEMDCVFFPSQEQGKDSHVSKEEVH; this comes from the exons ATGGTGATGGAACAGTTATTTGTGGCTGTGCTAATGATGTCTGCACACCTAGCAGTCTCATATCCTCTG ACTATAGAGAACTATTacatggatggagggagacaatGCAGACTGTGTCCACCAG gtcattATCAGAAGTCCTGTTCAGAGTGCTCTCCCTGTCGAGATGGTTCCTACACAACACGATTGAATGCAGAGTCCAGTTGTCATTCCTGTTTCAAAGACTGCAAACGTG atttgCACCTGGTGGAGGATGAGCCGTGTACTTTTGTATCGAACGCTAGATGTCGCTGTGAGGCTGGTTTTACCTGCACCGACAAAGACGACCAGACAGGAAACTGTAGAGACTGTGAGAAGATCCCTCAGCTGCCCCCACCTCCCCTGCCACCTAGcgatg TAGTGGGCATCAGAAACAACCAGACAGGAACTTCCTCTGAACACAGCAGGACTTCCTCTCCCGCTGGACGCTGTCAACCTCCCAA CTGTGACACTCCACGATCACCAGTCTCACAAGCAGGCAACGCCACTCATCACACCACAG CTGACACCAGCAAACActtggcagccattttgtgtccTATGGTGGTCATTGGAATCCTAGCCGTTATCATTCTGTTATGTATCCGTCGCCCAGGAGATGAAGCCTGTTTCAAACAAG CTCTCAAGTTCTGTAACAAG GGAGTAAGAGAAGCGTCGCCTAACAAGACCAAAGAGCCAACTCCTCAGCACCGTGCCAGAGAGACACAGCCCAGTATTAAGCACCAGGCAGTGGATCCACCACCTATTACAGCAGCAAATATGG gcCCAGTCCATGTCCACTATGCTGGAACAGTCATCTTCAGTTTACTCAACCAATTCACTGGTATGGTTGGAGGGACGGAAGAGAGAgggcagaaagagagggatgaggaaggaTGTCCGGCCCACCCCACACCCTCCCCTAACATCCATCTATCCCAGGAGGAAAGGGATGGGGAGATGGACTGTGTATTCTTCCCTTCACAGGAACAAGGGAAGGACAGTCATGTTTCCAAGGAGGAGGTGCATTGA